The stretch of DNA CTTCCGCGACCGCGTCGAAGGCCACCAGGCCGGCAGCCGCGTTAAGGAGGACGGCGTCCCGCGCGGGGCCTTCCTTGCCGGCGAGGACCTCGCGGACCACAGCAGCGTTCGCCTGGGCGTCCCCGCCGCGCAGCTGCTCCACGGTAGCCAGCTTGATGCCGAGGTCCGCCGGGGAGAACGACTGCTCCACTACGCTGCCGTTACGGATCTCCCACACAGTTGACGGACCCGTGGTGGTGAGCTCGTCCAACCCGTCATTCCCGCGGAACACCAGGCCGCGGCTCCCCCGCCGGGCAAGGACACCCGCCACCAGCGGCGCCATCCGCGCGTTGGCGACGCCGACTGCCGAAGCCTGCACCCTCGCAGGATTGGTCAGCGGGCCCAGGAAGTTGAAGGCAGTCGGTATGGCCAGTTCCTTCCGAGGGACTGCCGTATGCCGGAAGGACGGATGGAACACCTGCGCGAAGCAGAACGTGATGCCCGCTTCTTCGGCGTTGCGTGCCACCTGCTCGATGGTCAGGTCCAGCCGGACGCCCAGCGCCTCCAGCACATCCGCTGAGCCGGACGACGACGACGCCGCGCGGTTGCCGTGCTTCACCACCTTCGCGCCGGCCCCGGCAGCGACCAGGGCTGCCATGGTGGAGATGTTCACGGTGTTAAGTTGGTCACCACCTGTCCCAACGATGTCCAGCTTCTCGCCGGAGATAGACACGGGATTGGCGTGCGCAAGCATGGCATCCACCAGGCCGGACAGCTCATCGACAGTTTCGCCCTTGGCGCTGAGGGCGACCAGGAAACCTGCGATCTGGGCCGGCGTCGCTTCCCCGGACATGATGGTGTCCATGGCCCACGCGGTGCTGTCCGCCGTCAGGTCCTTGCCGTTGATCAGTGCCGAAATCAGCCGCGGCCAGGTGTTGCCTGCCGGTGCTGCAGATGCCTGTGAAGTCACCTGCTGATGCTACCGAGGGAAGGCCGGGACTGACCAATATGAACGGGCCGGGGAACTTTTCCGGCTGATTTCGCGTCTTTGTAGAAAAAGTCCCCCGAAAAGCCGGTTTGCGTTGGGCAGCACGGAGTTTTACCGACATAATGTCTATGTGACATCTGCGACCCATGCCCCCAGTACCCCGGCGCACCCCACGCTGAACCGCCCCAATATGGTTTCCGTTGGAACCGTAGTGTGGCTCTCCAGCGAGTTGATGTTCTTCGCCGGTCTCTTTGCCATGTACTTCACGCTGCGCTCCACCAGCGGCGAGATGTGGGCGGAAGAGACGGCCAAGCTCAACTTCCCCTTTGCGCTCGTTAACACGATCGTCCTCGTGGCCAGTTCCTTTACTTGCCAGATGGGCGTCTTCGCCGCCGAGCGGCTCCAGCCGCGCAAAACTGGCGGGGCTTTCCAGTTCGCCCGCTGGGGAATGAACGAATGGTTCACCCTCACGTTCCTGATGGGTGCGTTCTTCGTCGCCGGCCAGGCCACTGAATACGCGATGCTGGTTTCCGAGCACGTCTCGCTCTCCTCCAACGCCTACGGTTCGGCCTTCTACATGACCACCGGGTTCCACGGCATGCACGTGATCGGCGGGCTGGTTGCCTTCCTCCTGATCATGGGCCGCTCATTTGCCGCGAAGAAGTTCGGGCACTTCGAAGCAACATCCGCGATCGTCACCTCGTACTACTGGCACTTTGTGGATGTCGTCTGGATCGGCCTCTTCCTGGTCATCTACGTCCTCAAGTAGCCAGCTTTGATTCTTTTTCTACAAGAGGCAGAATTTCAGGTAGCGGCTCCCGGAGCCCGCCCAGGATCGAATAAAGGAACCACCACGTGAAGGCACTCTCGCAAAAGCGGCGACACCCACTGGCAGCAATTGCCCTGCTACTGATGGGTCTCCTCATCACTGGCGGGCTGTACGCCGTGGCCACCACCGTCAACGAGGCCAAGGCTTCCACCACCACGTTCAGCACAAGTGACGCCGAGGAAGGCGGAAAGCTCTTCGCCGCCAACTGCGCCACCTGCCACGGCATGGGCGCCAGCGGTTCCAAGGATGGTCCGTCCCTGGTGGGCGTCGGCGCTGCTGCTGTTGACTTCCAGGTTGGAACCGGCCGCATGCCGATGCAGATGAATGGCCCCCAGGCGCTGGAAAAGCCTGTTCAGTTCAACGATGAACAGACCCACCAGCTTGCAGCCTATGTTGCTTCCCTGGGCGCCGGCCCGGCAATCCCTGAAGAAGGCCTGCTCGACGAAAAGGGAGACGCTGCTGCCGGCGGCGAGCTTTTCCGCACCAACTGCGCCATGTGCCACAACGCTGCCGCTGCCGGCGGCGCCCTGACCCGCGGCAAGTTTGCACCGGCGCTGAAGGATACGTCCGGCAAGCACATCTACGAAGCCATGGTTACCGGCCCGCAGAACATGCCCGTGTTCAACGACTCCAACATCACGCCCGAAGGCAAGCGCGACATCATCACCTTCCTGAAGCAGATCGAAACCTCCGGCTCCCCCGGCGGCGCCGAACTGGGTTCGCTCGGCCCCGTGGCGGAAGGACTCTTCGTCTGGATTGCCGGCCTCGGCGTCATCATCGCCTTCACCATCTGGCTGACTTCGCGGACGTCCTAAGCCTGCGCTAATTACGGCAATGCACTTCTGCTGATCCGTCAGCAGCTTGATATTAGAAACTAACCCGGCACCCGCCGGGACGAGAGAAGGATGAGGCGAATTATGGGCAACCATAGTGACGGCAGTCCGAACCACTCGGGCACCGTAGCTACGGCTGGTCAGAATGAGGTGGAGAAGTTCCAGGATCCTGGAATTCCTCCGCACCGTTTGCGCCTGGCTGACACGGACCCGAAGGCCGCAAAGCGGGCAGAACGGCAGGTCGCCTTACTATTTGGCATCTCTGTTGTTGGAACCCTGATCTTCCTGGTGGCGTACTTCGCCATTGACCTGGGAGGCGAAGACTCAACCATTGGTTCCATCCGGCTCCAGAATATGCTGCTGGGCATAGGCACGGCCTTCGCGATGCTCGGCATCGGTACAGGCATCGTGCACTGGGCCAAGGCCCTTATGCCGGACCATGAAGTCTCCGAAGAGCGCCACGCGATCCGCTACGAAGAGGACCGCCAGGCGGCTGTCCGGATCGTTGACGACATCGTCGAAGAGACGGGCATCAAGCGCCGCCCGCTGATCCGGAACACCCTGCTGGGTGCTGTTGCGTTGGCGCCGCTGCCTGCGGTTGCCATCTTCGGCGACCTCGGCCCGCGTCCGGACGACAAACTCTCCCACACCATGTGGGCACCCCAGGACGGCAAGCTCAAGCGCCTCGCCCGGGACCCTGACGGAACCCCCATCAAGGCTTCCGACGTCACCATCGGTTCTGCCTTCCACGTCATTCCGGAAGGCCTGAACGAACTCCACGAGGGCAAGCTCAACGAAAAGGCCAAGGCCGTTGTGCTGCTCATGCGCCTGGATCCCGCCTCCCTGAACCCTTCCGAGGGCCGCGAGGAGTGGGGTTACAACGGCATCGTTGCATACTCCAAGATCTGCACCCACGTCGGTTGCCCCGTTGCTCTTTACGAGCAGCAGACACACCACCTGCTGTGCCCGTGCCACCAGTCCACCTTTGACCTCACGCAGGAGTGCAAGGTGATCTTCGGCCCCGCCAGCCGTCCCCTCCCCCAGCTGCCCATCGCAGTTGATGATGAGGGCTACCTCGTCGCTACCAGCGACTTCCATGAACCCGTAGGACCAAGTTACTGGGAGCGTGATGTGCATGAGCGCAGCATCAACAGCTGAGCCCACCTTCGTCGCCAAAACCAAGACAGGCCGGTTCACCGACTTTGTCGATTCACGTGTTGGCGGTTCCGGAATCCTCCGCGAATTCGGCCGCAAGGTCTTCCCCGACCACTGGTCATTCATGTTCGGCGAAGTGGCACTGTACTCCTTTGTCATCCTGCTGCTTTCCGGCACCTTCCTGACGTTCTTCTTCGATCCGTCCATGGCGGAGACGCATTACGACGGTTCTTACGTGCCCCTCAAGGGCGTCGAGATGTCAGTTGCCTACAGCTCATCCCTGGACATCTCGTTCGATATCCGCGGCGGCCTGTTCATGCGCCAGGTACACCACTGGGCGGCCCTGCTGTTCGTGGCGTCCATCGCAGTCCACATGCTGCGCGTTTTCTTCACCGGCGCATTCCGCAGGCCGCGTGAAATGAACTGGGTTGTTGGCAGCGTACTGCTGATCCTCGCCATGGCAGCCGGATTCACCGGCTACTCCCTGCCTGATGACCTGCTGTCCGGCAACGGCCTGCGCATCATTGACGGCGTGATCAAGTCGATCCCGGTGCTCGGCACGTACATCTCGTTCTTCCTCTTTGGTGGGGAGTTCCCGGGCACGGCCATCATCAGCCGCCTGTACATGCTGCACATCCTGCTGGTACCGGCACTGATCCTGCTCATGATCGTCCTGCACCTCTTTATGGTGGTTGTGCACAAGCACACCCAGTACCCCGGCCCGGGACGCAATGACAACAACGTTGTCGGCTACCCGCTGGGCCCGGTCTACGCCGCCAAGGCCGGTGGATTCTTCTTCATCGTCTTCGGCGTGCTGGCCCTCATGGCCGGTTTCTTCACGATCAACCCGATCTGGAACTACGGGCCGTACGACCCCTCCCCCGTCTCAGCCGGTACCCAGCCTGACTGGTACATCGGATTTGTCGACGGCGCGCTCCGCCTGATGCCGGGCACCCTCGGCAACTGGCACGTGGAGCAGGTGTGGTTCGGCCACGTGTTCACGTTCAACGTCCTGCTCCCCGCCCTGGTGCCTGCCGGAATCCTTTTCACGGTGATGTTCGCCTACCCGTGGATCGAGCGCTGGATCACCAAGGACGACCGTGAACACCACGTTCTGGACCGTCCCCGCAACGCCCCCACACGGACAGCCATTGGTATGGCCGGCTTCGTCTGGTACTGCGTGATGTGGGCAGCTGCCGGATCGGACCTCATCGCCACCCACTTCGGAGTGTCGCTCAACGACGTCACCTACTGGCTGCGGGCCCTGTTCTTCATCGGACCGGTCATCGCATTCATTGTGACCAAGCGCGTTGCCCTTGCACTCCAGCGCAAGGACCGCGAGATCGCCCTGCACGGCCGCGAGACCGGACGCATCGTCCGCCTCCCGCACGGCGAATTCATCGAAGTGCACGCACCGCTGGACGAGTACAAGCGCTACAAGCTGGTGGGCTTTGAATCGCCTCAGGTCCTCCCCGCCGTACCCAACGAACACGGTGTGGTGACCAGCAAGGAGAAGCGTCGTGCGTTCCTGTCCCGCTGGTTCTTCGAGGACCGC from Pseudarthrobacter siccitolerans encodes:
- the qcrC gene encoding cytochrome bc1 complex diheme cytochrome c subunit — protein: MKALSQKRRHPLAAIALLLMGLLITGGLYAVATTVNEAKASTTTFSTSDAEEGGKLFAANCATCHGMGASGSKDGPSLVGVGAAAVDFQVGTGRMPMQMNGPQALEKPVQFNDEQTHQLAAYVASLGAGPAIPEEGLLDEKGDAAAGGELFRTNCAMCHNAAAAGGALTRGKFAPALKDTSGKHIYEAMVTGPQNMPVFNDSNITPEGKRDIITFLKQIETSGSPGGAELGSLGPVAEGLFVWIAGLGVIIAFTIWLTSRTS
- the ctaE gene encoding aa3-type cytochrome oxidase subunit III, whose product is MTSATHAPSTPAHPTLNRPNMVSVGTVVWLSSELMFFAGLFAMYFTLRSTSGEMWAEETAKLNFPFALVNTIVLVASSFTCQMGVFAAERLQPRKTGGAFQFARWGMNEWFTLTFLMGAFFVAGQATEYAMLVSEHVSLSSNAYGSAFYMTTGFHGMHVIGGLVAFLLIMGRSFAAKKFGHFEATSAIVTSYYWHFVDVVWIGLFLVIYVLK
- the qcrA gene encoding cytochrome bc1 complex Rieske iron-sulfur subunit, which encodes MGNHSDGSPNHSGTVATAGQNEVEKFQDPGIPPHRLRLADTDPKAAKRAERQVALLFGISVVGTLIFLVAYFAIDLGGEDSTIGSIRLQNMLLGIGTAFAMLGIGTGIVHWAKALMPDHEVSEERHAIRYEEDRQAAVRIVDDIVEETGIKRRPLIRNTLLGAVALAPLPAVAIFGDLGPRPDDKLSHTMWAPQDGKLKRLARDPDGTPIKASDVTIGSAFHVIPEGLNELHEGKLNEKAKAVVLLMRLDPASLNPSEGREEWGYNGIVAYSKICTHVGCPVALYEQQTHHLLCPCHQSTFDLTQECKVIFGPASRPLPQLPIAVDDEGYLVATSDFHEPVGPSYWERDVHERSINS
- the qcrB gene encoding cytochrome bc1 complex cytochrome b subunit, giving the protein MSAASTAEPTFVAKTKTGRFTDFVDSRVGGSGILREFGRKVFPDHWSFMFGEVALYSFVILLLSGTFLTFFFDPSMAETHYDGSYVPLKGVEMSVAYSSSLDISFDIRGGLFMRQVHHWAALLFVASIAVHMLRVFFTGAFRRPREMNWVVGSVLLILAMAAGFTGYSLPDDLLSGNGLRIIDGVIKSIPVLGTYISFFLFGGEFPGTAIISRLYMLHILLVPALILLMIVLHLFMVVVHKHTQYPGPGRNDNNVVGYPLGPVYAAKAGGFFFIVFGVLALMAGFFTINPIWNYGPYDPSPVSAGTQPDWYIGFVDGALRLMPGTLGNWHVEQVWFGHVFTFNVLLPALVPAGILFTVMFAYPWIERWITKDDREHHVLDRPRNAPTRTAIGMAGFVWYCVMWAAAGSDLIATHFGVSLNDVTYWLRALFFIGPVIAFIVTKRVALALQRKDREIALHGRETGRIVRLPHGEFIEVHAPLDEYKRYKLVGFESPQVLPAVPNEHGVVTSKEKRRAFLSRWFFEDRVAPATPAELEAAHGHGHAAVEAPEEARSLSH
- the trpD gene encoding anthranilate phosphoribosyltransferase; translated protein: MTSQASAAPAGNTWPRLISALINGKDLTADSTAWAMDTIMSGEATPAQIAGFLVALSAKGETVDELSGLVDAMLAHANPVSISGEKLDIVGTGGDQLNTVNISTMAALVAAGAGAKVVKHGNRAASSSSGSADVLEALGVRLDLTIEQVARNAEEAGITFCFAQVFHPSFRHTAVPRKELAIPTAFNFLGPLTNPARVQASAVGVANARMAPLVAGVLARRGSRGLVFRGNDGLDELTTTGPSTVWEIRNGSVVEQSFSPADLGIKLATVEQLRGGDAQANAAVVREVLAGKEGPARDAVLLNAAAGLVAFDAVAEGPLVERMRVAYARAAESIGSGAAAAVLEKWVSLTRP